From the Amia ocellicauda isolate fAmiCal2 chromosome 12, fAmiCal2.hap1, whole genome shotgun sequence genome, the window ATGTGGGCTGTGCAAAATGTCGACTtccaaacactttaaaatgagcaaataaataaacaaaacgaaTGAATTCCACAATCTGGGCTTTGAAAAATCAACGTGACTGTTATCTTCTTTTGGGAATCAAGCTGTTCTGTGTGGGAAACATCTCGAGCCAAAACCATTTCGTATTTCTCTGGCACTACGGTGGCCTGTGGGTTTTTAAGAGTCAGTTCAATATGTGGGTCAGAACTGTTGCTAGTGTAAAGGCAATCTCTTGCAATGGAAATAGTATTGATCGATCGGTTGTGGCTGTCCAGCATGGAAACAAAGGTAATTTGTCGAGTAATGTGTTAGTAAAGGCctgggtattttttttaaagctttataTAGTACTTGCCTGTAGTATAGATTTTGTAATACTTTTGGTAATGTTGTCCtacttgttgtttttgttgttgagaGTGAATTTATCCCTAGAAACTAGACATATGATGAATGTAATTCCGATCATTCTCGGGGCTCAAACTGACACCGTGTCTGTCTTCATGAGCTCCCGGTAAGATCTGCACGCGCTCCGGCACGGCTTAATTGTACATTTACTCCGAAGACGGATCATCTCATCTCCCCGGGCGCGCTGAACTTCTATAATTACCATTTTCTGAGACGCTCTAGGTTAACCCAGCCAGAATGGTTTTAATTCATCTCTGTGCCTCGCTCGGAGCTGGTTTTCCATTGTACGAAATCAGTCTGCTCTCCTCCGTGTATGCGCTGCAGGATTATACCGTGTGTGTCAGTCGGAATTGAGACTCCCCTGGGAGAAGCACAGGGTCTGTCATTCTTCTGGGGTAAAACAATGAATTGAGTCCAACTGAAATCAACCGTAAAATGGTCAGACATACAGTacagtaatatattttataataaacacaaatgttCAAATTCCTGAATAGACAGGCAGACGAGAGACACTCAGGGCCCGATTAATTGTAATAGTACCAAAGTAATTTATTCATCAATAATTTAGCGCTCTGAGACGGCCAGTCGGTGAGACGCAGTTGTGTCAAATTCTACAAAGCCAAGACGTTGGGCaacatttttcaatatttgATTGTTTCCAAACTTGCTTCCCAACATCCCCATCCTGTTTCAGGCTTTCAGCATAaatttgtttttcctctctgaataccgATCCTTTGAGAAGCCAGGCTGACGTTACACCCGAAGCAAAGTCAAAAACAAATGATCGATTTTTTGGTTATCCATTACCGGCTCCAGTTCGGGTTTACCAATTACGCATCGACAGCTCACAAAGTTTGTGTTTTGCCCTCCATTGAACACAGCTGGGGAAGACGCCTGGCAGCCGCACACCTGCGAGTGCCAACACAGCTGCTGTCTGGCTACGAATTGAACCCAGGATGTCTTTGCTGACAATGAGGATAACATTGACTGTCATAATTAGATCTCACACAGGGGCTTGTGAAGCAGACAgggtctttctgtgtgtgtttgtgtgtgagagaaataaaattaaggcATTGAATACAGAAAGTCACATTCCAGCTCATGTCCTCACTGCAGGATTGTTGGCTCATAGGAGCCCAGCTTCTAAAGCTCATGCATGAATGTCATGCTTAAATTATGAACACCTGCCTCTCATGTCCTTGTTCAGTACCTCTGTTTATCTCCTATCTCACTCCTGTCACCCTATACTCCGACCCCATACCCTGTTACACCCGTCAGACCATCTGAGCTCGGAGGAAGTGCAACGAGATATTCAGGTGTTGTTTCTGTGGCATCCATACGTTATCTCATTAGGCCAGTATTGTAACATCTGACTGAGCCATTGTGCTCACCATGCGTACGACTCGAGACTGTCTACTCTTCATGTCCTGGGCTGCATTGTGACTCCGACAGAGAAGCCCTGATCCAAAGATCATGTCACTGGAGTCAGGAGCCAGCAGTAATTCATTCCAGGTCTGTTTTTTCAGTAAGGAAGAGCAGGAAAACTTTTGAAGTTTGAGGGGGCGAGTGGATGTCAGATacataacataagaaagtgtccagtcgagaggagcccattcgccccatcgtgctcgtttggtgtccattaataactaagtgatcaaggatcctatccagtctgtttttgaatgttcccaaattgtctcttcagccacatcgctggggagtttgttcagattgtgacgcctctctgtgtgaagaagtgtctcctgttttctgtcttgaatgccttgaagcccaatttccatttgtgtccccgggtgcgtgtgtccctgctgatctggaaaagctcctctgggttgatgtggtcgatgcctttcatgattttgaagacttggatcaagtccccacgtagtctcctctgttccagggtgaaaaggttcaggtcctcagtctctcagttggacattcccttcagacctggaataagtctggttgctctcctctgaactgcctctagagcagcgatatctttcttgaagtgtggagcccagaactgtccacagtatccagatgagctctaactagtgcattgtacagtctgaacatcactgcccttgttctcaattctacacttttgacaatataccctagcattgtgtttgtcttttttattgcttccccacattgtttggatggagaaagtgaggagtccacatagactcctagatctttctcatctGTTACTTGGTGTTACATTTGatttagcggcctataaataatttccctcatttctttaggtactgttggaaatataccatctggcccaggtgattcgtttgttttgaattatgcTAGTCCCtatagtacctcctcctcatgttGGCTGTGGCTTCTGAATCTGCATTTTATTTCTGGAGAAGCTATGTTTTCATCATCGCTGTGACTCAGTTAGCTGTCCTGGGTCATGTATGCAGCGGAGAGCTTCCACGCGTCTCTAGAAGCGTCCTGTCTGTGTGATGATGCTGTAATCGCCCTGTATATAGCAACAAGCGGATTTAGAAACAGTCTCCCACCCCCTGCCTGATAAACCCATCCCCACACTGAGAGGTAAAGCGCAATAAGTCATGAGATTAGCCGAGGTCAAGGCCCAGATCCGTCCTAATGAAGCTCTTCTCACAGAACTCTGCTGGGAACCTCAGATCAGGCCTTTCAGCGGCGTTATATCTGATGTGTTTAAAAGTCAGTCATCAAGCCTGAGGGCTGAGTGTAAGTAATGCCAGCCATGTTTCTGAAGGCCTCAAACACATCTATTTTAACTTGGCTTCTATAGCTTGACCATTAGTCTATCTGTTACGCAGCAATTGAACTGTTGTCAAAAGCCAGTCATTCCTTCCAGGTGTCAGACTGACAGCCAGCAGTTCAGCCGCCACATGAAGCGATAACTACTGTTGAATATCGAGGAACGCAGGTGAATCTAAATCGAACTCAGACAGGATTGGCTGAGCTCTCCTGCTGATGGGCGCTCAATATTGTTGATTCCTGTCTGAGCACTAGAACTTCAAAGTCATGACAATATGGTCAAAACGTCTGTGGTATTTTTGGTTGATGCCTCCGGCCCTGATGTCTTTTCCATTACTTTTATCACAGCAAGAAATATGTTGACCTTCAGGAGTCGACATATTGCTGTGCTTTAGATGTGTTTCTTCACTGCAGATGGTGTTACTTTATCcttgcgtctctgtgtgtctctctctctctttctctctctgtctctctctctctctctcacactctctctctctctgtgttttacTTCTTCAAAATGTGTGCAGGTTTCACTCCTGATCTTGCAGTGTTAACAGTATTCTCAGTACCGTTCTGTATCACCAGACTGCATTTGTGCCACATATGTTTGAGAGACAGCctttaaattgaaatacatgAAGGGCTGATGCACATGAGTACAGAACAACATGGACATTACTTTGCGATTATAATGTTCACATCAGACTTAAAGGCTTTGGAGCGATTTCAAGAGAACTGGAGAAAGTACTGTGCGTCTTATTAGCAGCCAAGGCCAACGAGGTACAGAGTAATTAGGGAGTTGTGGTTGCCCTTTCCTTGTTTCTAAATCAATAGCTCCTGTTTGCCCCAGTAAGCATCTGTAATAAAAGGCATTGGATTTCTGTGCCTCAGCCTTATAATGAGCTTTGCAGAAAGTACAACaaattctctctttttctctcagaATGACAAGTCACCTGGCCGCTCGGCGAGTCGCTCCAGCAACATCTCCAAGGTAAGGCATGTTCGTTTATCTTCCAGATTGCCAGatttacaacacacacacaatatccgTTGACAAAGCAGAAGGTACATTTTTATGGGTCCCTAAAATATAGTTAGgtgcataaatatttggacagtgacacaattgtcatcattatggctctgtacgccaccacaatggatttgaaaggaaacaatgtactttaagtgtagactttcatctttaattagagggtagttacatccaaattgggtgaacggtgtaggaattacacccagttttatatgtggtcccccagattttaggggctcaaaagtatttggacaaactaacataatcatgaattgtgagtttcaatacttggtggcaaagtctggagcccatagacatcggcagatgctgggtttcttccctggtgatgctctgccaggcctgcactgcagtgtctttagttcctgcttgttcttggggtgttttgccttcagttttgccttcagcaagtgaaatgctgctcaattggattcaggtcaggtgattgactggtttcgcagtatgcttcgggtcattgtccatctgcactgtgaagagctgtccaatgagttttgaagcatttgtctgaatctgagcagatatcgccctaaacacttcagaattcatcctgctgcttttgtcaatattcacatcatcaataaatacaagggaaccagttccattggcagccatacatgcccttgCATAACATGCtgcacagatgaggtggtctgctttggatcatgagcagttccttcacTTCTCCATACTCATCTCTTCTCATCATTCTGGTACATCTTtatctcatctgtccataggatgttgtaccagaactgtacagggttctttagatgttttttggcaaactctaatctggtagTCATgttttggggcttaccaatggtttacatcttgtggtaaaccctctgtatttactctggtgaagtcttctcttgattgttgactttgacacagatacgcctacctcctggagggtgttcttgatctggccagctGTTGttaaggggtttttcttcaccagggaaagaattcttctgtcatccaccacagttgttgtccgtggtcttccgggcctttagGTGTtgctgagctcaccagtgcattctttctttttaagaatgtaccaaatagttgatttggccacacctaatgtctTTGCCATCTctctgattgttttgttttgatttctttgcCTAATGATGGTTCGCATCTCTcgcagtggcagctctttggatttcatattgagggttaacagcaGCAGATTCCAGATGCAAATGCCACACTTCAGtcaaatctagaccttttatctgcttacctgtaatttaactaacctggccatggaacagctgagacagctgagcagccaattgtccaattacttttgagcccctaaaattaggGGGACCACATgtaaaaattggtgtaattcctttcaaatccattgtggtggagtacagagccaaaattatgacaattgtgtcactgtccaaatatttatggacctaattgtACATATACcgtatatatattgtatgtatttatttatttatttattgtattgtctACTCAAGCTTTCCTATTCACCACAGCATTCTGCAATGATAACTGCATTGATCACTGTCTTAATTCATTCTTCTACAGAAATGCTCAACTCTATTCTGTGCAGtttcattataaaacaaatgaaaaggtTTGAGCCGATCTGTGCTTTCATGCCAGTTAAACTTAACAAAACTATTTACTAGGAACAAATGTGCATGTCCTGAAACTTCACTAGAATTGAAGTGTCTGGAAACATCTTGTGTAACTGAAGAATTTTTAAATCCTTACAATTCTCCGCCGTGGATGACATTTATACTCAAGATAAGAGCGTAGGAATGCTTGGCaaagctgctctgtgattggccagGACATAAAGTACAAGTACAGCTATTTGTTTCCCCCACATGTGTTTCTTGGACGACAGTTTTCAGAAATGTCTTTCAGTGTCTGTCTCAAATTAAACAATGATATCATGATATTATAATCACCGAGGCTCAACTATTTGGTGAATGTGATGTATTGTTGACTTACAAGCTTGTATTTCCAGTTTTCCAGCCATGAGTCAGAATCCAATCAATGACGAGTCACACGCGCTACTGTACAGAGGCAGGTGGATATTCCTGGCAGGGGTTTAGGGAACTGAAGTGTAGACGGAGTCCAGTAAAAGTGTGGACTAACCTTGAAATACAGTTTTTTATCAGTTAATGTGTTTGTCTTTCCTTATACAGCTGCCAGAATTCAGTTgagtaaattcaataaaataaataaacaggcacGCATATGCACATGAAATACAATCATTAAACAAAGTGGCCTGTGAAGGATATTACCCACGATTCTGTGGGCATTGTAAACCCTTGCTCGGGGCCTCTATTAACCCAGACTGCGCTCCAGCAGACGCATCTTTCTCTTCCTGTTTCTGAGTCGACACAAGGGCTATTGATCAGCACTTCCCTCTCAGCTGGGCCCGGCAGGTCCGGCAGATGCAGTGCAGTCTGGGGGTTCATAATCGGTGTGATTACCTGGATTGATTAAACACCCTCTCCGCCGGCCGCAGATCACATGTTACTGGCAGTGGAACCGTGCAGCAAAACATTGTGAGACCGAGGTGTGAAAGACCTCGGTGCGCGGTGTGGTGCGAGTGCAAGAGCCCTGTCTTCCTGCAGAGCGTGTTTCAGACCTGGGCTCAGTTATAATTGCAATCTGAATTACAGCCACAGTGACTTTGCTCAATAACAATTATTCTGTTACACACAGCAGTATAATCTGATCTACAGTATATCGCAATACACATTGAGGGAAAACCGGTCTACAGGGGGTTGTGCTTGTTACTGATGTGTGATTaaatgtaaaagatgcaaaCCGCTCAGTGGAAGCCAACGTGAGTTACACTGCTAAAGTGTTAAAGTGTTAAAGTGATGGTTTGCACAATGAAATGCAGCTGGAGGGGTGTGAGGGCTGACCGTGGCTTTATTTGGCAGAAATTAAAAACGAGAAGCAGAAACTCAGACCCTGCCGCAGTTACAGTAGCTTCACACTGCCGGGGAGGTGCAGCGTAGGGGTTAAGTGACTCGCTGCACAGAGACACTTCCTCATTCCAGTTTCACTTTTACGGCTCTGCTACAAACCTGCTTCTTTCTTTCTGAGATCAACACAGATGCTGTGTTCGTTTTAAACCATGACAGCTGAGGACTTATAAAATATAtgcatacgtgtgtgtgtgtatgtacatgtatatatatttacagcagaTGCATTCCCAATGATGCCCTTCTTCAAGAAGAAAGTTAAACTATACGACTGGTCTTTGCAGGCAAGCAGCCCGACCACCACCACTGCGCCCTGCTGCCTGTCGCGCACGTCCGTGACTCCCTCCACTCAGGACATCTGCAGGTAAGTGTGGAGCGCACACCGGTCCCGTCCGAGTCATCTCCCTCACTGTCCGTCTGTGTCAGCTGTCTGCGTCTCCGTCCACTCTCCCGCGTCGAACCTCGACCCCCCCGGTctgcgtttgtttgtttgtgttcgtGTTCTTGCGCATCCTGGCTCCGCAGTCAGACATTGTTACAGGAGCCGAGAGCCGTAGGGCCACAGCTGTAGTGACCGCAAGATTAACAACAACAGGAACCAGCTAGATGTGTTATCTTTCCTTTCTTTGTGCACAAAGCCCTGAACAGTAATAATCTGGCTTTTGAGGAAACGTCTGCCCTGTCGAGGCTGTGAACCCAGGCGGGGGTTAAAGCAAACGTTTGAATCTTCCTCTAATGGCAGATTACAGACCTCGACCCCGTGGCAGCTTTGTGTTTTGATCTTCTGTGCACACGCAACCTGTCAACGTGTGTCGGTTTGTGTGCACCAGTTCTGCTGACAATGTGCCTGAAAGGTTGACACAGAAACTGATTCTGCTATGGGGTTGTAATGCGATTAGTGGAGATGATTTGAATGCCTTGCTCAGAGCTGATCTGGACGAGATTCAGCCCGTAGCCCAGAGCCATTGTTTGGGTGTTGCTTGTGCACCGAGGGGGTGGGCCGATGAAAACCTGTGAGTGCGCAGCTCCACAGTTAGGACGTCTCGTTTCCTCAAACAGCCTTCCTGAGTGAAACAGCAACACAGGCTGAGAGCTACAATTAAAGAGTCATTATAATTGTTGTGTTTTGGTCTTGGAAGACTCGGTCCACACCAGTGTCAAGATGTCCTTTTTGTTAAGCGAGCTAGTCATCTTGTGTGCCACTTAGTCTCAAATCTATATCCTACATTTATTGAGTCTCACTCCTGCACCGGTTCAGACGAGATTATTCGTTTATGCAAAGTCAGCACTGGGGTTACAGGCGTGCTGTGCTCAGCATTCAGCCCGTTGTGAAACCTCTCAGTAAATACAGAAACAGCCAGAGGTGCTGAGAAAGATAGCCGAGTTATTAAGAAAGGGTTATTTTTAACTAACTCAGTTCTACTTTCGTATCTGACAAACTTGAAGGCTGGTTGAGTTCGCACTAGAGGATAGAAGATTGTTTTAGATTACCGGCCATTACActtctctttatatatatatatatatatatatatatatatatatatataaagtggtAAGAAAAACCAACAGCTCCTTACTCTTTGCCAACCATGACATCAGCTGAGCATCTTACAAATGAATGACACAAAATGAACGCAAGCAAGGACCCCCCcagtgtaaaaaacaaacaaacccactcttgaataatttcattttcCATGCCTGTCCAACTCTCACATCTCCACTCTCTCTTCTTCACCCTTCCTTCCATCTTCCATTTTTGCATGTTGCTATCTCTGCCGCTGCTGTCGTGCCGCCGCGCTGCTCAGACCCGCGGCTCTGCAGGAGGTTCAGGAGGAGGGTTTTGAGCAGGACACCCCCGTCACAGTCCTCACCGGCATGGGGCAACCGGGGGGTAAGAGACAGGTCAAGAGACGGCACCGGAAGAAGAGGGCGTCCTGCCACACCTGTGAGTGCAGCAACGCCCCGGCCGGGTCCGGGAAGAGGGGCTCGCGCCAGGAGCTCTTCAGGCCGAGGGTCAACGGGGACTGGCACTCGTCcacagaggaggaagaggaggacgaGGGGACCTGGAGGCGGACCCGGAGCTGGAGCCGGGAGCGGGCAAAGCCCCCCAGGAATGGCAGACGCCGCAGCCGGCCGGACAAGAAGCCGCCGGAGCCAGAGGCCCTGGAGCTGGTGTCGGTGGGCTCGGACGAGGCGGAGAAGAAGGAGAACCAGCGCCCTCTGGAGGCCGAGCGGCCCGTCCTGAAGAACCGCAGGAAGAAGGAGACGAGCTTCTCCTCCGCCTCACTCTCCTCTCAGGCGCGCTGTGGGAAGAAGAAGGGCGGCAGGGTGGTGGCGGTGCCTCTGGATAGCTCCTCCCCGCCGAACGAAGACCCGGTCCTCAAGACCTACGAGGACAGGGGCCCGTGGGGTGACAGCCTGGCCGTGCCCCTCGACCACAAGCCCTCGTCTCAGGACTCTCGAACCCACTCGGCGTCCGATGATGATTGTGAACTCTGCAGGTTGGTTGCCCTGTGCCAACGCAGCGCTGGCAGTTCGGCTCAGTCACTTCGCTCTGTCCATCCTGTCCtccgtgtctgtctctctctgtctacctCACATTAAGGGGTGTCTCTGTTTTTGAGTTTTAAGTGGTAGCCGATGTaggaacatttttaaaaagtacttCTCACGTCCACGCTCTGAATTTGGCAGATCTGTACAGAGTGTATTTGGTGTCAGACCCTCAGGAAGGTTACAGATGAGAGCAGAGGTTTTTGTTTCACATGATTTGAAAAAACGGTTTAGTTTTAGCCTTTAGTTTctttacaaaacaataaaagcagTGGAGCGGAAAGTTTATATTAGTCCTGTCAGTTTCTCGCAGTGTGTGAAACTGACTGAAGTAAGTAGTAGCGAGCCAGAGCTTCTCACAtcaggagaaggagaaagaaaaaatcgCATTACCTGCTGTCAGGAGGAGAGGCAAGGATGGAACAGTATTATCCTTGTTTTTAATCGCATCATATTTCAATTACCGtgagaaaacaaaaagggttTTTTCAGTCTGATTGACAAGCCTTGTGTAGGCCGCCTGTGTTTTTGCCTGTAGACGTGTGTCTGCACCCGAGACACGGGCAGGCAACATGCAAACCATTTCCATCCATGCAAAGCATATCGTCGGCGGCTGCACGGTCAAACCGAGGAACTCTGGCACCGTAGAGCGGGTATCTGACCACACGTGGGTTGGGTATGCCATCAGCTCAGCTTTAGGAAGATGCTGGCACGCAATAACCAGAGCAACGCAGCGCACAGAGCAGAGCGCTAACACTGCGCTATGTAGGAAGAGAGTTCTCTGAATTACACAGTGGGGAGGCAGCAGCCCACACAGACACGGTCCGGTCTCTGTGTATATACAGACAAACGGGGAATAGCCTTAAACTGCTGTCGGAACCATTCCCTCTGCAGTGTGAGTTACACGATGTGTAGTGGACTGTACACAGTCCCGTTTTGCCAGCCTGGTTTCTCAGACTCTGTTTCCTCGCATCCTAACGAGGTTTGTCGGGAAAGAGGACACAGGCGTCTCATTGTGGGTCCGATTCCAGGAACGGCGAGGCAGCAGCATGGGGCCGAGCAGAGAGGGGGAAGTGAGAGCACTGCCGTTTGTGCGTTTGTCAGAGAGGAGGACACAGGTCTTGCGGATTGCATTGTCTCGGGCTCTCGATGAGGAAGAGGAAAGAGTTAGTAGGAATCAGAAAGCAGAGGGAGAACTCTGTCAGCTGATGGGGAAGAGAAGAACGATAATGAGTAGTCATCATAGTTGCACAGATTTCCCCTAAcggtgtttgttttgtgtccctctgtttgtgtgtgattgtgtgtgcatgtgcttgTGTCACACGTGTCCTGCAGGATCTGCCACTGCGAGGGCGATGAGGAGAACCCCCTCATCACGCCGTGCCGCTGCACGGGGACGCTGCGCTTCGTGCACCAGGCCTGCCTGCACCAGTGGATCAAGAGCTCGGACACGCGCTGCTG encodes:
- the LOC136764193 gene encoding uncharacterized protein LOC136764193 isoform X1, with protein sequence MPLQQISVVPARDTASNGRSTNRTKDRNRDAENDKSPGRSASRSSNISKASSPTTTTAPCCLSRTSVTPSTQDICRPAALQEVQEEGFEQDTPVTVLTGMGQPGGKRQVKRRHRKKRASCHTCECSNAPAGSGKRGSRQELFRPRVNGDWHSSTEEEEEDEGTWRRTRSWSRERAKPPRNGRRRSRPDKKPPEPEALELVSVGSDEAEKKENQRPLEAERPVLKNRRKKETSFSSASLSSQARCGKKKGGRVVAVPLDSSSPPNEDPVLKTYEDRGPWGDSLAVPLDHKPSSQDSRTHSASDDDCELCRICHCEGDEENPLITPCRCTGTLRFVHQACLHQWIKSSDTRCCELCKYDFIMETKLKPLRKWEKLQMTSSERRKIFCSVSFHVIAITCVVWSLYVLIDRTAEEIKQGTDNGVLEWPFWTKLVVVAIGFTGGLVFMYVQCKVYVQLWRRLKAYNRVIFVQNCPDTVKKAEEKAALTSQSNGNRDSVLVSVPQTDTNAHRPTEGAIPELAPV